A DNA window from Phaeobacter sp. A36a-5a contains the following coding sequences:
- a CDS encoding TAXI family TRAP transporter solute-binding subunit, with amino-acid sequence MTNTKLAVSALVATAFMAPAAMAEEFITIGTGGVTGVYYPTGGAICRLVNKTRKEHGIRCSVESTGGSVYNINTIRDGELEFGVAQSDWQYHAYNGTSKFEEQGAFEGLRAVFSVHPEPFTVVARADAGITNFDDLQGKRVNIGNPGSGQRGTMEVLLEAKGWGMDSFALATELKAAEQSAALCDNQIDAMVYTVGHPSGSIQEATTACDSVLVTVDGEAVEKLIADNSFYRTATIPGGMYRGSDADVSTFGVGATFVTSDQVSDEAVYTVVKAVFENFEDFKKLHPAFANLKPEEMATAGLSAPLHPGAAKYYKEQGWVE; translated from the coding sequence ATGACCAACACCAAGCTGGCCGTTAGCGCCCTTGTGGCTACCGCCTTCATGGCACCTGCCGCGATGGCAGAAGAATTCATCACAATCGGTACCGGCGGTGTGACCGGCGTGTACTACCCGACCGGTGGCGCGATCTGCCGTCTGGTCAACAAGACCCGCAAAGAGCACGGTATCCGCTGCTCCGTGGAATCCACCGGTGGCTCCGTCTACAACATCAACACCATCCGTGATGGTGAGCTGGAATTTGGTGTGGCGCAGTCCGACTGGCAGTACCACGCCTATAACGGCACCTCCAAATTCGAAGAGCAGGGCGCCTTTGAAGGTCTGCGTGCCGTGTTCTCCGTTCACCCGGAGCCCTTTACCGTTGTGGCGCGTGCCGATGCCGGCATCACCAATTTCGACGACCTCCAGGGCAAGCGCGTCAACATCGGCAACCCCGGTTCCGGTCAGCGCGGCACCATGGAAGTGCTGCTGGAAGCCAAAGGCTGGGGCATGGACAGCTTTGCGCTGGCAACCGAGCTGAAGGCCGCCGAACAGTCCGCAGCGCTCTGCGACAACCAGATCGACGCCATGGTCTACACCGTTGGCCACCCCTCCGGCTCGATCCAGGAAGCCACCACCGCCTGCGACTCCGTCCTGGTGACCGTGGATGGCGAAGCGGTTGAAAAGCTGATCGCTGACAACTCCTTCTACCGGACTGCAACCATTCCCGGCGGCATGTACCGTGGCTCCGACGCGGATGTGAGCACATTCGGCGTTGGCGCGACCTTCGTGACCTCTGATCAGGTCTCGGACGAGGCGGTCTACACCGTGGTAAAAGCGGTCTTTGAAAACTTCGAAGACTTCAAAAAACTGCACCCGGCCTTCGCCAACCTGAAGCCTGAGGAAATGGCAACTGCGGGCCTGTCCGCACCGCTGCATCCCGGCGCGGCGAAGTACTACAAAGAACAGGGCTGGGTTGAATAA
- a CDS encoding (2Fe-2S)-binding protein, translating into MSTKIHVSATVNGDAVDYLCDPRETLLDVLRDRLNLTGAKEGCGTGDCGACSITLNGRLVCSCLVLGVEAAGQEIATVEGIAAGETLHPLQQKFIDHAALQCGICTPGILVAAKALLEKNPDPSETEVRYWLAGNLCRCTGYDKIIRAVMDAAAEMREAS; encoded by the coding sequence ATGAGCACGAAGATCCACGTCTCGGCCACCGTCAACGGCGATGCCGTCGATTACCTCTGCGATCCGCGCGAAACGCTGCTTGATGTGCTGCGCGACCGTTTGAACCTTACCGGTGCCAAGGAAGGCTGCGGCACCGGCGACTGTGGCGCCTGTTCGATCACTCTCAACGGGCGGCTGGTCTGTTCCTGTCTGGTGCTCGGCGTCGAAGCCGCAGGCCAGGAAATCGCCACCGTCGAAGGCATCGCTGCTGGCGAAACACTGCATCCGCTGCAACAGAAGTTCATCGACCACGCCGCGCTGCAATGCGGTATCTGCACGCCGGGCATTCTGGTCGCGGCCAAGGCGCTGCTGGAGAAGAACCCCGACCCCAGCGAGACCGAAGTGCGCTATTGGCTGGCGGGCAATCTGTGCCGCTGTACCGGCTATGACAAGATCATTCGCGCCGTCATGGACGCGGCGGCAGAGATGCGGGAGGCATCATAA
- a CDS encoding TRAP transporter permease, whose amino-acid sequence MTSETQGKGPLSEEELQALVASSDSGARNPIGSVGLFLAIVACIWSVFQVLLASPVANLVLPGSVVNNARQIHLAFAIFLAYAAYPALKSSPTDRIPVQDWILALMGTFTALYGYIFYEKIVNAGGKGDDIDTVFAAIGLVLLFEGARRALGPAMAIVASVFLLYVFFGSSELVPDVIRWKGASLDRAMEQMWITSEGVFGIALGVSTKFVFLFVLFGALLDKAGAGNYFIKMAFGALGHLRGGPAKAAVVGSAATGLISGSSIANVVTTGTFTIPLMKRVGFTSEQAGSVEVASSVNGQIMPPVMGAAAFLMVEYVGISYVEVITHAFLPATISYIALIYIVHLEAVKRKMPTLGNREVNLMRTALGMLSFFLVFAGLCYGTQFPVDAIEAVAPSAAGLIITCLVALVYVALVYMAAQVPDLEPDDPNAKDIELPEVGEIYKAGLHYLLPIIVLVYFLMIEQKSPGLSAFWATALLFVILLTQKPLKALFRGQSNLLHNFMDGLNDLWHGMVDGARNMIGIALATATAGVIVGTVTLTGVGQVMADLVEFLSGGNLILMLVMVGLLSLILGMGLPTTANYIVVSSLMAGVVVELGAQSGLIVPLIAVHLFVFYFGIMADVTPPVGLASFAAAAVSGGDAIRTGFIAFFYSLRTVALPFVFIFNTDLLLIDVTWAEGILVAVTATIAILVFTAGTMGYFLTRSRIYESVALVAIAFAIFRPGFFMDYIQPPFTQVEPAELVTALDDVPEGTEVRVKVAGPDFDTGEMTETTLVLTVGAEGGQTSLDQFGLLPLEEDGIVKLEEPMFGTPAQPMLDGFDFYLDDPVSLTSVQVPSDQLPKELIFIPALLLLGLVALMQTGRARKEEAMA is encoded by the coding sequence ATGACAAGTGAAACACAGGGCAAAGGTCCGCTGTCGGAGGAAGAGCTTCAGGCTCTTGTTGCCTCATCAGACTCCGGCGCCCGCAACCCGATTGGCAGCGTAGGGCTGTTCCTGGCCATTGTGGCCTGCATCTGGTCGGTCTTTCAGGTGCTGCTGGCCTCTCCGGTTGCCAATCTCGTGCTACCGGGCAGCGTCGTAAACAATGCGCGCCAGATCCATCTGGCTTTTGCCATTTTTCTCGCCTATGCGGCCTATCCCGCGCTGAAGAGCAGCCCGACGGACCGGATCCCGGTTCAGGACTGGATCCTGGCGCTGATGGGCACATTTACCGCACTTTATGGCTATATCTTCTACGAGAAGATCGTGAATGCCGGTGGCAAAGGTGATGACATCGACACGGTCTTTGCTGCGATCGGTCTTGTGCTGCTGTTTGAGGGCGCGCGCCGCGCCCTTGGCCCGGCGATGGCAATCGTGGCCTCTGTGTTCCTGCTGTATGTTTTCTTCGGCTCATCCGAGCTGGTCCCCGATGTGATCCGCTGGAAAGGCGCATCGCTGGACCGCGCGATGGAGCAGATGTGGATCACCTCGGAAGGTGTGTTTGGCATCGCGCTGGGGGTGTCGACGAAATTCGTGTTTCTCTTCGTGCTGTTCGGTGCACTTCTGGATAAGGCGGGTGCGGGCAATTACTTTATCAAGATGGCCTTTGGCGCGCTTGGTCACCTGCGCGGTGGCCCGGCAAAGGCGGCGGTGGTCGGCTCGGCCGCAACCGGTCTGATCTCCGGCTCCTCGATTGCCAATGTCGTGACCACCGGTACCTTCACCATTCCGCTGATGAAGCGGGTTGGCTTCACCTCGGAGCAGGCCGGTTCGGTAGAGGTTGCCTCCTCTGTCAATGGCCAGATCATGCCGCCGGTTATGGGCGCGGCTGCGTTTCTCATGGTGGAATATGTCGGCATTTCTTATGTCGAGGTGATCACCCATGCGTTCCTGCCGGCGACCATCTCCTATATCGCGCTGATCTACATCGTGCATCTGGAAGCCGTAAAGCGGAAGATGCCGACCCTGGGCAACCGCGAAGTAAACCTGATGCGCACGGCGCTGGGTATGCTGAGCTTCTTCCTGGTGTTTGCGGGGCTGTGCTATGGCACCCAATTCCCGGTTGATGCGATCGAAGCCGTCGCACCAAGTGCAGCCGGCCTGATCATCACCTGTCTGGTTGCATTGGTCTATGTCGCGCTGGTCTATATGGCAGCGCAGGTTCCCGACCTTGAACCCGATGACCCCAACGCCAAGGACATCGAACTGCCCGAGGTTGGCGAGATCTACAAGGCCGGTCTGCATTACCTGCTGCCGATCATCGTGCTGGTTTACTTCCTGATGATCGAACAGAAATCGCCGGGCCTGTCGGCTTTCTGGGCGACCGCTTTGCTATTCGTGATCCTGCTCACCCAGAAACCGCTTAAGGCGCTGTTCCGCGGGCAGAGCAACCTGCTGCACAACTTCATGGATGGGCTCAACGACCTGTGGCACGGCATGGTGGATGGTGCGCGCAACATGATCGGCATCGCGCTGGCAACAGCAACAGCCGGCGTGATCGTGGGCACGGTGACCCTCACCGGTGTTGGTCAGGTCATGGCCGATCTGGTTGAGTTCCTGTCGGGCGGCAACCTGATCCTGATGCTGGTGATGGTAGGGCTGTTGTCCCTGATCCTCGGCATGGGTCTGCCCACGACGGCGAACTACATCGTTGTCAGCTCGCTGATGGCGGGCGTTGTGGTCGAACTGGGGGCGCAATCCGGTCTGATCGTGCCGCTGATCGCGGTGCATCTATTTGTGTTCTACTTCGGCATCATGGCGGATGTGACACCGCCTGTGGGCCTTGCGAGCTTTGCCGCGGCGGCTGTCTCCGGGGGCGATGCGATCCGTACCGGCTTCATCGCGTTCTTCTACAGCCTGCGCACCGTGGCGCTGCCGTTTGTGTTCATCTTCAACACCGATCTTCTGCTGATTGATGTCACCTGGGCTGAGGGGATACTGGTTGCGGTGACCGCCACCATTGCGATCCTTGTCTTTACTGCCGGCACCATGGGATATTTCCTGACCCGCAGCCGGATCTATGAAAGCGTGGCGCTGGTGGCAATTGCCTTTGCAATCTTCCGTCCCGGCTTCTTCATGGATTACATCCAGCCGCCGTTCACGCAGGTAGAGCCGGCCGAGCTGGTCACCGCGCTCGACGATGTCCCCGAAGGCACCGAAGTGCGCGTGAAAGTGGCGGGTCCCGATTTCGACACTGGCGAGATGACCGAAACCACTTTGGTTCTGACCGTCGGCGCAGAGGGCGGGCAGACAAGCCTCGATCAGTTCGGACTGCTGCCGCTGGAAGAAGACGGCATTGTCAAACTGGAAGAGCCGATGTTCGGTACCCCGGCGCAGCCGATGCTGGACGGGTTTGATTTCTATCTGGATGACCCGGTATCCTTGACCTCGGTGCAGGTGCCGTCGGATCAGCTGCCCAAGGAGCTGATCTTTATCCCGGCGCTGCTGCTGCTGGGGCTTGTTGCCCTGATGCAGACGGGCCGTGCCCGCAAAGAGGAGGCAATGGCATGA
- a CDS encoding MoaD/ThiS family protein, with protein MAPEYSTTGQGAGTPRLTVHLWSGLRRFADGQDAVEVQATTIGGMIAALKSAYPALAPALDAGVSVAVDGRIIAASLDEPLRPQNEIYLMQRLRGG; from the coding sequence ATGGCACCTGAGTACAGCACCACAGGTCAGGGCGCGGGCACACCGCGCCTGACCGTACACCTCTGGTCAGGCCTGCGACGGTTTGCAGATGGGCAGGACGCTGTGGAGGTTCAGGCCACCACAATCGGCGGGATGATCGCAGCGCTCAAATCTGCCTATCCCGCACTTGCACCGGCTCTCGACGCAGGCGTATCCGTTGCCGTGGACGGCCGGATCATTGCTGCCAGTCTTGATGAACCGCTCCGGCCCCAGAATGAAATCTACCTCATGCAGAGGTTGCGCGGCGGCTAG
- a CDS encoding xanthine dehydrogenase family protein molybdopterin-binding subunit encodes MALDQRKTDFTQVGTRPNRPDGLDKVTGKARFGADITAPGMLFGAILRSPHAHARIKHIDTSKAEALSDVKAIVTRADFSDAIKPAPGLEGEQWNVLENVMAGDTALYDGHAIAAVAATSALAARDALKLIEVEYEVLPHVTDVDKAMAKDAPVIREGAADYSVPEGMHPNVVRYHESGHGDVEAGFAKADLVVEEHFVTEATHQGYIEPHACLAQLGQDGKGELWCCTQGHWYVQKNCAALLGIETSQLRVTASEIGGGFGGKTTVFIEPVALALSRKSNRPVKLVMSRPEVFRATGPTASTSMDIKIGMTADGIITAAQGTFRLQGGAFPGAPADMTAMCAFAPYDLKNVQQIGYDVMSNRPKQAAYRAPGSPMAAYAVESVIDELCRKLDLDPIEVRLKNAAREGTKASYGPKFERIGLVETLEAAKAHPHYSAPLKPGQGRGISCGFWFNHGGETSVSLSLSEDGTCQISVGTPDIGGSRASMALMAAEVLGIPYESIRVTIADTATLGYNDVSHGSRVTYASGLATIKAAEDAVAKLSKRAAVKWGIPEDAVKWEDGHAVPSGPNAGNFDPMPLAEITRDMGKTGGPISGHFEATPEGAGVSFATHIVDAEVDPETGKTAVTRYTVIQDAGKAIHPTYVEGQFQGGAAQGIGWALNEEYIYGEDGRLQNAVFLDYRIPVASDLPMIDTVIVEVPNPGHPFGVRGVGETSICPPLAAIANAVSAAAGVRLHALPMSPPRILAALEQQRAKTG; translated from the coding sequence ATGGCTCTGGATCAACGCAAGACCGATTTCACCCAGGTGGGCACCCGTCCCAACCGCCCCGATGGTCTGGACAAGGTCACGGGCAAGGCGCGCTTTGGCGCCGATATCACGGCACCGGGAATGCTCTTCGGGGCCATCCTGCGCAGCCCTCACGCCCATGCCCGGATCAAACATATCGACACCAGCAAGGCCGAGGCGCTGAGCGATGTGAAGGCGATCGTCACCCGTGCCGATTTCTCGGACGCCATCAAACCCGCGCCGGGGCTGGAAGGCGAACAATGGAATGTGCTGGAAAACGTGATGGCGGGCGATACCGCGCTCTATGATGGCCATGCCATCGCGGCTGTGGCGGCCACCTCGGCCCTCGCCGCTCGTGACGCGCTGAAGCTGATCGAGGTCGAGTATGAGGTACTGCCCCATGTGACCGATGTCGATAAGGCGATGGCCAAGGATGCACCGGTGATCCGCGAGGGCGCTGCCGATTACTCTGTGCCGGAGGGGATGCACCCAAACGTGGTGCGCTACCACGAAAGCGGCCATGGCGATGTCGAGGCGGGCTTTGCCAAGGCCGATCTGGTGGTCGAGGAGCATTTCGTCACCGAGGCGACGCATCAGGGCTATATCGAACCCCATGCCTGCCTTGCCCAGCTGGGACAGGACGGCAAGGGTGAACTGTGGTGCTGTACGCAGGGCCACTGGTATGTGCAGAAGAACTGCGCGGCGCTGTTGGGGATTGAGACATCGCAGCTGCGCGTCACCGCCTCGGAAATCGGCGGTGGCTTTGGCGGCAAGACCACGGTGTTCATCGAACCTGTCGCACTGGCCCTGTCGCGCAAGTCCAATCGCCCGGTCAAACTGGTGATGAGCCGCCCCGAGGTGTTCCGCGCCACCGGCCCCACCGCCTCGACCTCCATGGATATCAAGATCGGCATGACCGCTGATGGTATCATTACCGCAGCACAGGGCACCTTCCGCCTACAGGGCGGTGCCTTTCCGGGTGCGCCTGCGGATATGACCGCAATGTGTGCCTTTGCGCCCTATGATCTGAAGAACGTCCAGCAGATTGGCTATGACGTCATGAGCAACCGCCCCAAACAGGCGGCCTATCGCGCGCCCGGCTCGCCGATGGCGGCCTACGCGGTGGAATCCGTGATTGACGAGCTCTGCCGTAAACTGGATCTCGACCCAATCGAAGTGCGCTTGAAAAATGCCGCGCGCGAGGGCACCAAAGCCTCCTACGGGCCAAAGTTCGAACGCATTGGTCTGGTCGAAACGCTCGAGGCTGCCAAGGCGCATCCCCACTACAGTGCCCCGCTGAAGCCCGGTCAGGGGCGCGGGATCTCCTGCGGCTTCTGGTTCAACCATGGTGGCGAAACCTCGGTGTCATTGTCGCTGTCAGAGGATGGCACCTGTCAGATTTCTGTTGGCACGCCCGATATCGGCGGCTCCCGCGCCTCCATGGCGCTGATGGCGGCAGAGGTTCTGGGCATTCCCTATGAGAGCATCCGCGTCACCATCGCCGATACTGCCACGCTTGGTTATAATGACGTCTCCCACGGCAGCCGGGTGACCTATGCCAGCGGCCTTGCCACGATCAAGGCGGCAGAGGATGCCGTGGCCAAGCTCAGCAAACGCGCCGCGGTCAAATGGGGTATCCCCGAGGATGCTGTGAAATGGGAGGACGGCCATGCCGTGCCCTCCGGTCCCAATGCGGGCAACTTCGACCCGATGCCGCTGGCGGAGATTACCCGCGACATGGGCAAGACCGGTGGACCGATCTCCGGCCATTTCGAGGCGACGCCCGAAGGGGCCGGCGTCTCTTTTGCCACCCATATCGTCGATGCGGAGGTGGATCCCGAAACCGGCAAGACCGCTGTGACGCGCTATACGGTCATTCAGGATGCGGGCAAGGCGATCCATCCCACCTATGTCGAAGGTCAGTTTCAGGGCGGTGCCGCACAGGGCATCGGCTGGGCGCTGAATGAGGAATATATCTACGGCGAGGACGGGCGGTTGCAGAATGCAGTATTCCTCGACTATCGGATCCCCGTCGCCTCGGACCTGCCAATGATCGACACGGTGATTGTCGAGGTGCCGAACCCCGGTCATCCCTTCGGCGTGCGCGGTGTCGGCGAAACCTCGATCTGTCCGCCTCTCGCGGCCATCGCCAATGCAGTCTCAGCGGCGGCGGGGGTGCGCTTGCATGCGCTGCCGATGTCGCCACCGCGCATTCTGGCCGCCCTGGAGCAGCAGCGCGCCAAGACGGGCTGA
- a CDS encoding universal stress protein, with product MSKSVLCALELNGDTTDRKVLAEAARLADLDGAQLDVVNVLPDFGESWVSGFFEEHHHERAVKETADHLGKLCEEVLGAERNAKVRHLVATGKAYQEILKVADKAGTDLIVIGAHKPELSDYLLGPNAARVIRHSTCSVYVVR from the coding sequence ATGAGTAAATCTGTTCTCTGCGCGCTGGAACTGAACGGCGACACGACGGACCGCAAGGTGCTGGCAGAGGCGGCCCGACTGGCCGATCTGGATGGCGCGCAGCTGGATGTCGTCAATGTGCTGCCCGATTTTGGCGAAAGCTGGGTCTCGGGGTTCTTCGAAGAGCACCACCATGAACGCGCGGTAAAGGAAACCGCAGATCATCTGGGCAAGCTCTGCGAGGAGGTCCTCGGCGCCGAACGCAACGCCAAGGTGCGGCATCTGGTGGCCACCGGCAAAGCCTATCAGGAAATCCTGAAGGTCGCGGACAAGGCGGGAACCGATCTGATCGTGATCGGCGCGCATAAGCCGGAGCTGTCGGATTATCTGCTGGGACCCAATGCGGCGCGGGTGATCCGCCATTCCACCTGTTCGGTCTATGTGGTGCGCTGA
- a CDS encoding FAD binding domain-containing protein, which yields MNYHQPTSFAEAAELAASASGVTRVLAGGTDVLVQMRADIVTPDTLIDIKAIDGVRDIRKESDGSWTIGAAVAGAEMSEHDDLSAAWPGVVEAMDLIGSTQVQGRATLVGNLCNASPAADSVPAMVAAGASVSITGPDGNRRAAVVDIPAAPGKITLKPGELITAVHLPPAVPGQGDAYLRFIPRTEMDIAVVGCGVWLRLEGDTVADARVALGAVAPTVLLVQACADALIGSRLDDAALGRLATAASDACSPITDKRGTIAFRTQVAGVMARRAAETAYARAKGDKA from the coding sequence ATGAACTATCACCAACCAACCAGCTTTGCCGAAGCGGCGGAGCTGGCGGCTTCAGCATCGGGGGTTACCCGTGTTCTGGCCGGCGGCACCGATGTGCTGGTGCAGATGCGCGCCGATATCGTCACGCCCGATACGCTGATCGACATCAAGGCGATTGATGGCGTCCGCGACATCCGCAAGGAAAGCGATGGCAGCTGGACCATCGGCGCCGCGGTGGCCGGAGCCGAAATGTCCGAACATGATGACCTGTCGGCCGCATGGCCGGGCGTGGTCGAGGCGATGGACCTGATCGGATCCACCCAGGTGCAGGGCCGGGCCACGCTTGTCGGCAACCTCTGCAATGCCTCCCCTGCCGCCGACAGCGTGCCGGCTATGGTTGCGGCAGGTGCATCGGTCAGCATCACCGGACCTGACGGCAATCGCCGCGCCGCGGTCGTGGATATTCCGGCAGCTCCCGGCAAGATCACGCTGAAGCCCGGCGAGTTGATCACGGCGGTGCATCTGCCGCCCGCCGTACCCGGTCAGGGCGACGCCTATCTGCGGTTTATCCCGCGAACCGAGATGGACATCGCCGTGGTCGGCTGTGGTGTCTGGCTTCGGCTGGAGGGCGACACCGTCGCGGATGCCCGCGTTGCCCTCGGAGCTGTCGCGCCCACGGTACTGCTGGTGCAGGCCTGTGCCGATGCCCTGATCGGCTCCAGGCTGGACGACGCGGCCTTGGGGCGACTGGCCACCGCTGCCTCTGATGCCTGCTCACCGATCACCGACAAACGCGGCACCATTGCCTTTCGCACGCAGGTGGCGGGCGTAATGGCCCGCCGCGCCGCAGAAACCGCCTATGCCCGCGCCAAGGGAGACAAAGCATGA